A region from the Vicinamibacteria bacterium genome encodes:
- a CDS encoding type II toxin-antitoxin system Phd/YefM family antitoxin: protein MKVTIHTAKTTLSKLIERAHAGEEIVISRGDVPVARLVPIALRPPRRKPGTLRGVVKIPDAFFEPLPEEDLDAWEGRS from the coding sequence ATGAAGGTTACGATCCACACGGCGAAAACGACGCTCTCCAAGCTCATCGAGCGAGCGCATGCCGGCGAAGAAATCGTCATCTCGCGAGGCGATGTGCCCGTAGCGCGACTCGTACCGATTGCGCTCCGACCTCCCCGGCGCAAACCGGGGACTCTCCGAGGCGTTGTGAAGATTCCCGACGCGTTCTTCGAGCCTCTGCCCGAGGAGGATCTCGACGCGTGGGAGGGAAGGTCTTGA
- a CDS encoding type II toxin-antitoxin system VapC family toxin: MKLLLDTHALLWWSTLDGKLSRKAKRGIASENNDVFVSAASAWEIATKARIGKLEWPATAGTVNSYVLEQGFRALPISLEHAERAGQLQINHRDPFDRMLIAQALAEDMWLASNEDFFDRAGVRRYW; the protein is encoded by the coding sequence TTGAAGCTTCTTCTCGACACACACGCGCTGCTCTGGTGGTCTACTCTCGACGGGAAACTATCGCGGAAGGCCAAGCGCGGCATCGCGAGCGAAAACAACGATGTGTTCGTGAGCGCGGCATCGGCATGGGAGATTGCGACCAAAGCACGAATCGGAAAACTCGAGTGGCCAGCGACAGCCGGAACGGTGAACTCTTACGTCCTCGAGCAGGGCTTTCGGGCACTTCCCATATCGTTGGAACACGCGGAACGAGCGGGGCAGCTCCAGATCAATCACCGCGATCCGTTCGATCGGATGCTCATCGCTCAAGCGCTGGCCGAAGACATGTGGCTCGCGAGCAACGAGGACTTCTTCGACCGAGCAGGGGTCAGGCGCTACTGGTGA